The bacterium genome includes a region encoding these proteins:
- a CDS encoding SBBP repeat-containing protein — MIKKMLIFIGFILPVQIFAQNEMWVARYDRVGYPYFDHAYAMAVDDSGNVYVTGSSMDTTAYPDYATIKYNSSGDTVWVRRYDGP, encoded by the coding sequence ATGATTAAAAAAATGCTAATTTTTATAGGATTTATATTACCGGTACAGATATTTGCACAAAATGAAATGTGGGTAGCGAGGTATGATAGGGTTGGTTATCCATATTTTGACCACGCATATGCAATGGCAGTGGATGATAGTGGAAATGTATATGTAACGGGAAGTAGTATGGACACAACGGCTTATCCTGACTATGCAACGATAAAATATAATAGTTCAGGAGATACGGTATGGGTTAGAAGATATGATGGACC
- a CDS encoding glycosyltransferase family 4 protein: MRIAIISHNIVRYGSGQGKVTYELVRYLLEKGYFVDLYGETVDANLIQHNKIKFFIIKIPQKPAIIRNILFLIIINWRLKIIKRKRAEYYDIIHIDSGCTTTDFWDISTCHYCHNRSKKYEKGIYHRFCAIVNSWSEKWMYKKLTIPESFGNNNMQSRKNIIAVSKKLKDDLQEYIGIDPKRINIIHNGVDLEEFTPDNRDISRQRVLDSYLAGTTDSNSFIMLFVGDLIKRKGIDLLLNAMKQMPPDIKLLIVGQERISYINKVAEYGMENNIKFIGFQSNIAKIYKGADILVVPSLYDSFGNVVLEAMACGTPVIVSKFAGSSEIISDGINGLTFDTFEELVEKMELLYKSRDLYKSISIKARETAVKYSWTAMATAVEKVYLSMLNQD, encoded by the coding sequence TTTGTATGGTGAAACTGTAGACGCCAATCTTATCCAGCATAATAAGATTAAATTTTTTATTATAAAGATTCCTCAAAAACCGGCTATTATCCGCAATATTTTATTTCTTATAATTATTAATTGGAGGTTAAAAATTATAAAGCGTAAAAGAGCTGAATATTATGATATAATTCACATAGACAGCGGATGTACTACGACAGATTTTTGGGATATAAGCACCTGTCATTATTGTCATAATAGGAGTAAGAAATATGAAAAAGGAATATATCATAGGTTTTGCGCAATAGTAAACAGTTGGTCAGAAAAATGGATGTATAAGAAACTAACTATTCCCGAAAGCTTTGGAAATAATAATATGCAAAGCAGGAAGAATATTATTGCCGTTTCAAAAAAATTAAAGGATGACTTGCAAGAATATATAGGGATAGATCCCAAAAGAATAAATATTATTCATAATGGTGTGGATTTAGAAGAGTTTACTCCTGATAACCGTGACATTTCCCGTCAAAGGGTATTAGATTCATATCTTGCCGGTACCACTGACAGTAATAGTTTTATTATGCTTTTTGTCGGGGACTTAATTAAACGTAAAGGAATAGATTTATTATTAAATGCTATGAAACAGATGCCACCGGATATTAAACTATTAATTGTGGGGCAGGAAAGGATTTCGTATATTAATAAAGTAGCAGAATATGGCATGGAAAACAACATTAAATTTATAGGGTTTCAAAGTAACATCGCGAAAATTTATAAGGGGGCGGATATTCTAGTTGTTCCGAGTTTATATGATAGTTTTGGAAATGTAGTTTTGGAAGCAATGGCTTGTGGAACTCCGGTTATTGTATCTAAATTTGCGGGGAGTTCTGAAATTATTAGTGACGGGATAAACGGATTAACTTTTGATACTTTTGAAGAACTTGTAGAAAAGATGGAGTTATTATACAAAAGCAGGGATTTATATAAATCAATTAGTATAAAAGCGAGAGAAACTGCAGTAAAATATTCGTGGACAGCTATGGCAACAGCCGTAGAAAAAGTATATCTTTCAATGTTAAACCAGGACTAG